In the Anastrepha obliqua isolate idAnaObli1 chromosome 1, idAnaObli1_1.0, whole genome shotgun sequence genome, one interval contains:
- the LOC129235563 gene encoding DNA-binding protein modulo — protein MKQKKGNVSIKSPFNGVKKAGISPAKGTPGKINQKKTGISPAKGTPAKINQKKGGKTPVKAVPPKKVEEEEEDDSDEEEDSGADVAAGIADDAEDSAAEDQEDGNEVDDEDDDDDEDEDDDDEDGEEDDDDEDDEAEDGDLLDNEAEEEGEDESDDEEPAEAPIEKKSVKATKAKKEKSTSGSAFSKIKTGALPKDFPKDQVLVVKNLPKQYKQIDLVEVFAKYGNLDTIHNIHGPVSSIAYVAYSSPEEAEAAQAGTDNIAKVKGITLKVNIQTPNPKKLKRVEKKKIFAEEKKAAYEDKKRKIEESKSRTVYVKNIKQGTTEEQVKEHFAECGEIESVSLFSRNPLAYAFVCFKDASSIPAAVNLHNSVLNGLNLWVQKGDEQNKEVTKDPQRTILLKNSQKLECIEPAKLDSIFSKCGEIEGYSILCKKNVLAFITFANQKGAKKALQLNGTSANGLDIEIQEYKVITPRSKSTVFIQNVKPGTTEDDIRELFASTGPIENVHLSAGFATVKFEDVESFCKAFLLNESYLRGQLIFIEPYSEKKQAVLRSVHQKSSFNRKRPAPFNKGGYAKKPRPN, from the exons ATGAAGCAAAAGAAAGGAAATGTGAGTATAAAATCTCCATTTAATGGCGTTAAAAAAGCTGGCATTAGTCCCGCAAAAGGAACACCGGGAAAGATTAATCAGAAGAAAACTGGCATTAGTCCTGCAAAAGGAACACCGGCAAAGATTAATCAAAAGAAAGGTGGGAAAACTCCCGTAAAAGCGGTGCCGCCAAAGAAGGTAGAAGAAGAGGAGGAAGATGACTCGGACGAGGAAGAAGATTCTGGTGCTGATGTCGCTGCCGGCATAGCTGATGATGCAGAGGATTCCGCAGCTGAAGACCAAGAGGATGGAAATGAGGTTGATGATGaagatgatgacgatgatgaagatgaagatgatgatgatgaagatggAGAGGAGgacgatgatgatgaagatgatGAGGCCGAAGACGGAGACTTGCTTGATAATGAAGCTGAGGAAGAGGGTGAAGACGAATCCGACGATGAAGAACCAGCTGAAGCACCTATTGAAAAGAAATCGGTTAAAGCAACTAAGGCTAAAAAGGAGAAGTCAACAAGCGGAAGTGctttctcaaaaattaaaactggtGCTCTTCCAAAAGACTTCCCTAAAGACCAAGTGCTTGTAGTAAAAAACCTTCCCAAAC AATATAAGCAAATTGACCTGGTAGAGGTGTTTGCAAAGTATGGTAATTTGGATACTATCCATAACATTCATGGACCAGTTAGTAGCATCGCATACGTTGCATATTCGTCACCTGAAGAAGCAGAAGCAGCGCAAGCTGGAACAGACAATATAGCTAAGGTTAAAGGTATCACACTGAAAGTAAACATTCAAACACCAAATCCCAAGAAATTGAAGAgggtcgaaaaaaaaaaaatttttgccgaGGAAAAGAAGGCTGCATATGAAGATAAAAAACGCAAGATTGAGGAGAGCAAATCTCGCACcgtttatgttaaaaatataaagcagGGTACAACTGAAGAGCAAGTTAAAGAGCATTTTGCTGAATGCGGTGAAATTGAAAGCGTGAGCCTCTTTTCACGCAACCCACTCGCATAtgcgtttgtttgttttaaagatGCATCTTCAATACCGGCTGCAGTGAATCTACACAACTCGGTTCTTAATGGTTTAAACTTGTGGGTGCAAAAAGGGGATGAGCAAAACAAAGAAGTGACAAAAGACCCTCAGCGCactattcttttaaaaaatagccaaaagtTAG AATGTATTGAACCCGCTAAATTGGATTCAATTTTCTCTAAATGCGGAGAAATCGAAGGCTACTCAATATTGTGCAAAAAGAATGTACTAGCTTTTATTACATTTGCGAATCAGAAAGGTGCTAAAAAAGCTTTGCAATTGAATGGTACTAGCGCTAATGGTCTGgatattgaaattcaagagtATAAAGTGATTACACCTAGAAGTAAATCAACAGTGTTCATACAAAATGTAAAACCCG gtACGACTGAGGATGATATTCGTGAACTTTTCGCCTCAACGGGCCCAATTGAGAATGTACACTTATCGGCAGGTTTTGCCACTGTCAAGTTCGAGGATGTTGAAAGCTTTTGCAAAGCTTTCCTTCTAAACGAGTCATATCTTCGCGGTCAATTAATATTCATAGAACCATATTCGGAAAAAAAGCAAGCTGTACTCAGAAGCGTACATCAAAAGTCATCATTCAACAGAAAGAGGCCAGCGCCGTTCAACAAAGGAGGGTACGCCAAAAAGCCAAGAcccaactaa